Proteins found in one Candidatus Brocadia sp. genomic segment:
- a CDS encoding ammonia-forming cytochrome c nitrite reductase subunit c552, with amino-acid sequence MNRQSSVHFRDSTKFFYLLIIVVVAAATVGVVFLLKNVTRRKEEAKQHVFRVAEVTEDTIDPVVWGKNYPRQYDGYRRTVDTERTRHGGSDAFNKLEEDPHWREIFKGYAFGVDYREDRGHAYMLSDQDITERIKIVRQPGACLHCHSSVLSAYREAGIMAGIPADEAHRQEQIMKGFEIVCAMPYDEARKMVSHPVSCIDCHDPETMQLRVTRPAFLNAIRELARSDYPLPHLPSIERWRKDGLKGEYDVNIMATRQEMRSFACGQCHVEYYFKGEGKLLTYPWRKGMRVEQIEGYYDEMGFKDWTHKTTGAQALKAQHPEFEMWSQGIHARSGVACADCHMPYKREGAIKISDHHVRSPLLNISNACQTCHHFSESELKARVELIQDRTRELMGRAEVAVVALIRDVQRAQESGILTEQLKAAQDLHRKSQWRLDFVAAENSMGFHSPQEAARILGEAIDYARQGQLEILKLETVAR; translated from the coding sequence ATGAATCGTCAATCGTCAGTTCATTTTCGAGATAGTACAAAGTTTTTTTATCTGTTAATAATTGTTGTGGTTGCAGCAGCGACGGTGGGAGTTGTTTTTCTGTTAAAAAATGTTACCCGACGCAAAGAAGAGGCGAAACAGCACGTGTTTCGCGTTGCGGAAGTAACTGAGGATACCATCGATCCTGTAGTTTGGGGAAAAAATTATCCACGTCAATACGATGGATATCGCCGGACAGTGGATACAGAGCGGACCCGACACGGTGGAAGTGATGCCTTTAATAAGCTTGAAGAAGATCCGCACTGGCGTGAGATCTTTAAAGGTTATGCCTTCGGCGTGGATTATCGCGAGGACCGAGGTCATGCCTACATGCTCTCTGACCAGGATATAACGGAACGGATTAAAATTGTCAGGCAACCGGGGGCATGTCTGCACTGTCATTCATCTGTCCTGTCTGCTTATCGTGAAGCTGGAATTATGGCAGGTATACCTGCGGATGAAGCACATCGGCAGGAGCAAATTATGAAAGGTTTTGAAATAGTCTGTGCCATGCCGTATGATGAGGCTCGCAAGATGGTCTCCCATCCTGTATCCTGTATTGATTGCCACGATCCGGAGACCATGCAATTACGAGTTACCCGGCCTGCCTTTCTCAATGCGATTCGAGAGTTAGCCAGATCGGATTATCCATTACCCCATTTACCCAGCATTGAACGCTGGCGGAAAGATGGGCTTAAAGGCGAGTATGATGTTAACATCATGGCAACACGGCAAGAGATGCGCTCGTTTGCCTGTGGTCAATGTCATGTAGAGTATTACTTTAAAGGCGAAGGCAAGCTCTTAACGTATCCCTGGCGCAAAGGTATGAGGGTAGAACAGATCGAAGGCTATTATGATGAAATGGGCTTTAAAGACTGGACGCATAAAACAACCGGTGCGCAAGCACTCAAAGCACAACATCCTGAATTTGAAATGTGGAGCCAGGGGATTCATGCCCGCAGCGGCGTGGCATGTGCGGATTGCCATATGCCCTACAAGCGGGAAGGTGCAATCAAAATCAGCGATCACCATGTGCGTAGTCCGTTATTGAACATTTCCAATGCGTGTCAAACCTGTCATCATTTTAGCGAATCGGAACTCAAGGCGCGTGTCGAATTGATTCAGGACCGCACGAGAGAGTTAATGGGTCGTGCTGAGGTTGCTGTTGTTGCTCTTATTCGTGATGTACAACGGGCGCAAGAATCTGGAATACTTACAGAACAATTGAAAGCAGCGCAAGACTTGCACCGTAAGTCTCAGTGGCGATTGGACTTTGTGGCTGCAGAAAATTCAATGGGCTTCCACTCCCCACAAGAAGCTGCACGTATCCTGGGTGAGGCAATTGATTATGCACGGCAAGGGCAGCTTGAGATATTAAAATTGGAAACAGTGGCACGTTGA
- a CDS encoding HDOD domain-containing protein: MKRILFVDDELKVLQGLQRMLRFMRHEWHMEFATSGQEALEILAKSSFDVIVTDMHMPGMNGTQLLNEVMRRYPSVVRIILSGQTDQDVFLSSSHLIHQFLSKPCDTESLKTTIARSCAMQGLLKDKSLKKLVLQIESLPSLSNLYLEILEVLQSPNVSMEKVGQVISKDLGMTAKILQIVNSAFYGLRRRISNPTEAVVVLGLSTIRALVLSYQLFSSFEHVKLRRFSADILWKHSMIVGAFAKQIARAENYPSKLIDDALIAGMFHDIGKLILAANLLLQYDKMLDLVYEKSIPHWEGEQEIFNGTHAEVGAYLLGLWGLSDSIIEAIAFHHIPAKCPAKTFTLVTAVHIADALGNTVYPMEIEAGSQVDYNYITELGLSERLSVWRESCMGISAKEFIDG, encoded by the coding sequence ATGAAAAGAATTCTCTTTGTTGACGACGAGTTGAAAGTACTTCAGGGGCTTCAGCGAATGTTGCGCTTCATGCGTCATGAATGGCATATGGAATTTGCCACAAGTGGACAAGAAGCATTAGAAATATTGGCAAAATCCTCGTTTGATGTAATAGTAACGGATATGCATATGCCGGGTATGAACGGCACACAACTCCTGAACGAAGTGATGAGAAGATATCCCAGTGTGGTGCGAATCATCCTATCCGGACAGACAGATCAAGACGTCTTCCTATCATCATCCCACCTCATACACCAATTCCTTTCAAAGCCATGCGACACAGAGTCTTTGAAAACAACGATTGCCCGCTCGTGTGCGATGCAAGGTTTGTTGAAGGATAAATCACTCAAGAAATTAGTATTGCAGATAGAGTCGCTCCCAAGCCTTTCAAATTTGTATCTTGAAATACTGGAAGTGTTACAATCACCAAATGTATCTATGGAAAAGGTAGGACAGGTCATATCTAAAGACCTTGGAATGACCGCAAAAATTCTACAGATTGTTAACTCAGCCTTTTACGGACTCCGCCGTCGTATCTCCAATCCAACTGAGGCAGTAGTTGTCCTGGGTTTGAGTACCATCAGGGCTTTAGTTCTGTCATATCAGCTATTTTCAAGTTTTGAACATGTTAAATTGCGAAGGTTTTCGGCTGATATTCTCTGGAAACATAGCATGATAGTTGGAGCATTTGCAAAGCAAATCGCCAGGGCAGAGAACTATCCATCGAAATTGATCGATGATGCGCTGATCGCAGGCATGTTTCATGATATAGGCAAATTAATACTCGCTGCAAACCTCCTTCTTCAATACGACAAAATGTTAGACTTGGTATATGAGAAGAGCATTCCCCATTGGGAAGGGGAACAGGAGATATTCAACGGAACACATGCCGAAGTAGGTGCATATCTCCTCGGTCTCTGGGGTTTATCCGATTCCATTATTGAAGCCATTGCCTTCCATCACATCCCAGCAAAATGCCCCGCTAAAACCTTTACTTTAGTGACCGCGGTACACATTGCCGATGCGCTGGGAAACACGGTGTATCCAATGGAGATCGAAGCGGGGTCACAAGTGGATTATAATTATATAACCGAATTAGGGTTGTCTGAACGGCTTTCCGTATGGCGGGAATCTTGCATGGGGATTTCAGCAAAGGAGTTCATTGATGGATGA
- a CDS encoding dihydroorotate dehydrogenase electron transfer subunit yields the protein MIEQPKMVKICDISEESLGVKTFFFKCNLDFVPGQFIMVWIPLIDEKPFTISYIQKDIMGISVLKCGAFTLALHNKKVGDLIGIRGPYGKGFNLQTNSNSCVVGGGIGMASLATVVDRLHDVTVIHGARTVSELIYRKRFQGMRLCTEDGTAGFKGTTADLLKELLETQTFNKVYTCGPEKMLYKVVEICRNHSIDCEVSLDRYMKCGFGICGQCDCSGQRVCIDGPVFNTTELNKMKDFGKITILKTGERVILCNR from the coding sequence ATGATTGAACAGCCGAAAATGGTAAAAATTTGCGATATTTCGGAAGAATCCCTAGGTGTAAAAACATTCTTTTTCAAATGCAATCTGGATTTTGTTCCAGGGCAATTTATTATGGTGTGGATACCCCTTATCGATGAAAAACCCTTTACCATATCTTATATTCAAAAGGATATCATGGGTATCTCTGTTTTAAAATGTGGGGCATTTACCCTCGCGCTTCACAATAAAAAAGTAGGGGATCTCATTGGGATACGTGGCCCTTATGGCAAGGGATTTAATTTGCAAACCAACTCAAATTCATGTGTTGTGGGAGGTGGTATTGGGATGGCATCTCTGGCAACGGTTGTGGACAGATTGCATGATGTAACTGTTATACACGGGGCACGAACTGTTTCGGAATTAATCTATCGAAAACGTTTTCAGGGGATGAGACTGTGCACTGAAGATGGCACTGCCGGTTTTAAAGGAACAACCGCTGATTTACTAAAGGAATTGTTAGAAACACAAACCTTCAACAAGGTCTATACATGCGGTCCTGAGAAGATGCTGTATAAGGTGGTTGAAATATGTAGAAACCATAGCATCGATTGCGAAGTATCTTTAGATAGGTACATGAAATGTGGTTTTGGTATCTGTGGACAATGTGATTGCAGTGGTCAACGTGTATGTATTGACGGCCCTGTTTTTAATACAACAGAGTTAAACAAGATGAAAGACTTCGGCAAAATAACCATCTTGAAAACAGGGGAAAGGGTTATTCTGTGTAATCGATAG
- a CDS encoding glycosyltransferase family 2 protein, which translates to MKFSILVPAYNEERSISSCLNSLTSLTYDGKEIIVIDDASTDGTVQSVEGFLDKGVILVRREKNGGRAAALNSGLQKVTGDVVITTDADTVVPVDWLQRFQSPFEQQGAIAVGGAYQARNKDKPLVNATSVLDQILNGVFKKSLVPNKLSGVNSAVRRDALLNLGGFNENSWWSEDSELGWKLSRIGKVVYDPNNIVSTQYPDTWPGIWKRKFYWGYAMGLKFREQLPFNIKLWIRPIIFMALFISLFAFLATVPYGIRVYFVPGLIFLLLLSLLTLLYVPLGAIVMARTGNSASLKTLPVLAVLPLVREFAYVYGLCLGFYKGRVGSIRPSWKEKINHKDTERTEKKIVI; encoded by the coding sequence ATGAAATTTTCCATCCTCGTTCCTGCATACAATGAAGAACGATCTATTTCATCCTGTCTCAATTCCCTCACTTCACTTACTTATGACGGTAAGGAAATCATTGTTATTGACGATGCCTCAACCGATGGTACCGTTCAGTCAGTTGAGGGGTTTTTGGACAAAGGAGTAATTTTAGTCAGACGGGAAAAGAATGGTGGAAGGGCTGCTGCCCTGAACTCCGGGTTGCAGAAGGTTACAGGTGATGTTGTTATCACAACGGACGCCGACACGGTTGTACCCGTTGATTGGTTGCAAAGGTTTCAATCACCCTTTGAACAACAGGGCGCCATTGCCGTAGGAGGGGCTTATCAGGCACGAAACAAGGATAAACCCCTGGTAAATGCGACGAGTGTTCTGGATCAAATATTAAATGGGGTATTTAAGAAGTCACTTGTGCCCAATAAGCTGTCGGGTGTGAATTCAGCTGTTCGTAGAGATGCGCTATTAAATTTAGGAGGTTTTAACGAAAATTCGTGGTGGAGTGAAGATTCTGAATTAGGATGGAAATTAAGCAGGATAGGTAAAGTTGTTTATGATCCCAACAATATTGTGAGTACCCAATATCCAGACACATGGCCAGGTATCTGGAAGAGAAAGTTTTACTGGGGATATGCAATGGGCCTGAAATTTCGTGAACAACTGCCATTCAATATAAAACTATGGATACGCCCCATAATATTTATGGCGCTTTTCATAAGTCTTTTCGCATTTCTGGCTACAGTGCCTTATGGAATACGCGTGTATTTCGTGCCAGGTTTGATTTTCTTACTTTTATTAAGTTTATTGACACTTCTTTACGTTCCATTAGGTGCAATCGTTATGGCAAGAACCGGAAACAGTGCATCGTTAAAAACGTTACCTGTACTTGCAGTCTTACCCCTCGTTCGTGAATTCGCCTATGTCTATGGTTTGTGTCTTGGTTTTTACAAAGGAAGGGTGGGATCAATAAGGCCTTCATGGAAGGAAAAAATAAACCACAAAGACACAGAGAGGACAGAGAAAAAAATAGTAATTTAA
- the ruvC gene encoding crossover junction endodeoxyribonuclease RuvC: protein MKILGIDPGTQVAGYGVIEKLGSKVVAIEYGSIKANKIHNFPQRLQTIHDKIMDIILKHQPDQMAIEEVFYSKNIKSAIRIGEGRGIVFLCAASANIPITEYAATVIKKAVAGNGNAQKEQVQEMVKIILDLPELPEPRDASDALAIAICHSHNLRY, encoded by the coding sequence GTGAAAATTCTTGGAATCGATCCAGGTACGCAAGTCGCTGGTTACGGTGTGATCGAAAAGTTAGGATCAAAAGTGGTCGCCATCGAATATGGTTCTATCAAGGCCAATAAAATCCATAACTTTCCACAACGACTGCAAACAATCCATGACAAGATCATGGACATCATTCTGAAACATCAACCCGACCAGATGGCTATCGAAGAAGTCTTTTACAGTAAAAATATCAAGTCGGCAATAAGGATTGGGGAAGGCAGGGGCATTGTATTCTTGTGCGCGGCATCAGCAAACATTCCCATTACTGAGTATGCTGCCACAGTTATAAAAAAGGCGGTTGCAGGGAATGGGAATGCCCAAAAGGAACAGGTACAGGAAATGGTAAAGATTATCCTCGACCTGCCTGAACTTCCGGAACCCAGAGATGCCTCAGATGCCCTTGCCATTGCGATTTGCCACAGCCATAATCTTAGGTACTAA
- the nrfH gene encoding cytochrome c nitrite reductase small subunit translates to MRILSGLNLFIIFLCCCVGIFIGLCCYTFYYANGASYLSDDPKACVNCHIMREQYDGWQKASHHAVATCNDCHIPHEFVVKYFIKLKNGFWHSKGFTLQDFSEPIRILPENRVILQKNCLYCHGEFVSEIATHPDNDRQMLDCIHCHSGVGHGPAR, encoded by the coding sequence ATGAGAATTCTGTCGGGTTTAAATTTATTCATTATTTTCCTGTGCTGCTGTGTGGGAATATTCATCGGGTTATGCTGCTATACATTTTATTATGCAAACGGGGCATCCTATCTATCGGACGATCCGAAGGCTTGCGTTAACTGCCACATCATGCGTGAACAGTATGATGGCTGGCAAAAGGCGAGTCATCATGCTGTTGCAACGTGCAACGATTGCCATATACCACATGAGTTTGTGGTAAAATATTTCATAAAGTTAAAAAACGGTTTCTGGCATTCAAAGGGCTTTACCTTGCAGGATTTCAGTGAGCCAATTCGAATTCTTCCGGAGAATCGTGTCATTTTGCAAAAGAATTGTTTGTATTGCCACGGGGAGTTCGTAAGCGAGATTGCTACTCACCCTGATAACGACCGGCAAATGCTGGATTGTATCCATTGTCACAGTGGCGTTGGTCACGGTCCGGCACGCTAG
- a CDS encoding dihydroorotate dehydrogenase — protein MSNINLSVNLCNIQLANPTILASGILGTTKALLKRVAENGAGAVTIKSISVEPREGHKNPTVITFEAGMLNAVGYSNPGIDAAAREFSNLQDISAPVIASVIGTQKEDFVRVVEGLAGAKFSAIEIPLSCPHTPGFGLLAGQGTPEATYAITSEVRKATKLPIFVKLSPNIPEICTIARAAEDAGADAITAVNSMGPGMIINIEAQKPVLSFMVGGVTGDALRPIAVRCVYDLYKAINIPIIGVGGISTGRHAIEMMMAGASAVGIGTGVYYRGIDVFKKVCGEMTQWMDENGFDNISNIVGVAHD, from the coding sequence ATGTCGAATATAAACCTGTCTGTCAATTTATGTAATATCCAATTGGCTAATCCTACTATTCTAGCATCTGGGATATTAGGTACGACAAAGGCATTACTGAAGAGAGTGGCTGAGAATGGTGCCGGAGCGGTGACGATCAAATCTATCAGCGTTGAACCCAGAGAGGGGCATAAAAATCCCACCGTTATTACCTTTGAGGCGGGAATGCTGAACGCCGTAGGTTATTCAAATCCTGGCATAGATGCAGCAGCCAGGGAATTTTCCAACCTTCAGGATATAAGTGCACCGGTGATTGCGAGCGTCATTGGCACCCAGAAAGAGGATTTTGTACGGGTTGTAGAGGGCCTTGCTGGGGCAAAATTTTCAGCCATCGAAATACCTCTTTCCTGCCCGCATACCCCAGGGTTTGGGCTTCTCGCAGGGCAAGGCACCCCTGAGGCTACATATGCCATAACTTCTGAGGTAAGAAAAGCGACCAAATTGCCCATATTCGTGAAACTATCCCCCAATATTCCTGAGATTTGCACGATTGCAAGGGCTGCCGAGGATGCCGGTGCCGATGCCATCACGGCCGTGAATTCAATGGGACCCGGCATGATCATCAATATAGAGGCACAAAAACCTGTCTTGAGTTTCATGGTGGGTGGTGTAACAGGTGATGCCTTACGACCCATTGCCGTAAGGTGCGTGTATGATTTGTACAAGGCTATAAATATTCCCATTATCGGTGTGGGGGGGATTTCCACAGGTCGACATGCCATTGAGATGATGATGGCAGGGGCATCTGCTGTAGGTATAGGAACGGGTGTTTATTATCGTGGTATTGATGTTTTTAAAAAGGTATGCGGAGAAATGACTCAATGGATGGACGAGAACGGTTTTGACAACATTAGCAATATCGTAGGTGTTGCCCATGATTGA
- a CDS encoding glycerate kinase yields the protein MNQLNTLRAHTREIFYAGLRAVEPSTCMRRHIHLDGSSLRIGEVTYRLNTYKDIYVVGFGKASGFMAVTLEELLGERIKAGIVNIRYGYHAPCKIIKINMAGHPVPDEAGIKGTIEIVHLLRNAEENDLVICLISGGGSALFELPCDGISLGEVQEITELLLKSGAGINEVNTIRKHISQVKGGRLAKMCKAEIASLILSDVVNNQPDTIASGPTLPDYSTFLDCEKIFMKYELFQKIPVSIRMHIQKGLDGKIKETPKFTDKIFDKVYNVIIGNNRMALEASYNKAMELGYHTVVLTSYLNGEAREVARVYGAIAKEIYQTGNPAERPACIIAGGETTVTVKGDGKGGRNQEFVLSAAMEINGLENTVIFSAGTDGIDGNTDAAGAIADGFTVARAKSIAMNPEAYLGNNDSYSFFKGLNDQIVTGPTKTNVMDIMLLLVK from the coding sequence ATAAATCAATTGAATACTTTACGGGCACATACCCGAGAAATATTTTATGCAGGACTACGAGCGGTAGAGCCTAGTACTTGCATGCGCAGGCATATTCACCTCGATGGTAGTTCGTTGCGGATAGGGGAAGTAACTTACCGCCTTAATACCTATAAGGATATTTATGTTGTTGGATTTGGCAAGGCCAGTGGTTTCATGGCTGTAACACTTGAAGAATTGCTGGGGGAAAGGATAAAGGCGGGCATTGTTAATATACGATATGGTTATCATGCGCCATGCAAGATTATCAAAATAAATATGGCCGGGCATCCGGTTCCTGATGAGGCTGGAATAAAAGGCACAATCGAAATCGTTCATCTTTTAAGAAATGCTGAGGAAAACGATCTTGTCATATGTCTAATTTCTGGAGGGGGTTCGGCTTTATTTGAGTTGCCCTGCGATGGGATAAGTTTGGGTGAAGTGCAGGAGATTACTGAACTGCTTCTGAAAAGTGGTGCAGGGATTAATGAAGTCAATACCATACGAAAGCATATTTCACAGGTAAAAGGGGGTCGTTTGGCAAAAATGTGCAAGGCGGAGATTGCGTCGTTAATATTGTCAGATGTAGTGAATAATCAACCGGACACCATTGCATCCGGACCAACATTACCAGACTATAGCACCTTTTTAGATTGTGAAAAGATTTTTATGAAGTATGAACTATTTCAAAAAATTCCCGTATCAATCAGAATGCATATCCAAAAAGGTCTTGATGGTAAAATAAAAGAAACACCGAAATTTACCGATAAAATTTTTGATAAGGTCTACAATGTAATAATTGGAAATAATCGTATGGCATTAGAAGCCTCGTATAACAAGGCGATGGAATTAGGATATCACACCGTTGTCCTTACTTCTTATCTGAACGGTGAGGCACGGGAGGTAGCCAGGGTATATGGCGCTATTGCCAAAGAAATCTATCAGACAGGAAATCCTGCTGAACGGCCTGCTTGCATTATTGCGGGTGGAGAAACTACCGTTACAGTAAAGGGAGACGGGAAAGGCGGGAGAAATCAGGAATTTGTTTTATCTGCTGCGATGGAAATTAACGGATTGGAAAATACGGTTATTTTCAGCGCGGGTACGGATGGTATAGATGGAAATACAGATGCTGCCGGGGCCATTGCAGATGGTTTTACCGTTGCACGTGCAAAGAGCATAGCAATGAATCCAGAAGCATATCTTGGTAATAATGATTCGTATTCATTTTTTAAAGGGTTGAATGACCAGATCGTTACTGGCCCAACGAAAACAAACGTGATGGATATTATGCTATTGCTTGTCAAATAA
- a CDS encoding DUF309 domain-containing protein: MNINMDNFEKGIKFFNEGNYFEAHETWEDQWRDTERSPEKYFIQGLIMVAIALHHYKRKNYTGALKLLKKGIKLLKEFERLKTKIDLDNFLEETITFYEKFKSSSQCISEKEFPRIKKL, from the coding sequence ATGAATATAAATATGGATAATTTTGAAAAAGGCATAAAATTCTTTAATGAAGGGAATTATTTCGAAGCCCACGAAACCTGGGAAGATCAATGGCGTGATACTGAAAGATCACCCGAAAAATATTTCATCCAGGGACTGATCATGGTTGCAATAGCGCTCCATCACTACAAGCGGAAAAATTATACCGGGGCATTAAAACTCCTCAAAAAAGGCATTAAACTCTTAAAAGAATTCGAAAGGCTGAAAACGAAAATAGACCTGGACAATTTCCTGGAAGAGACAATCACATTTTATGAAAAATTTAAGTCATCCAGCCAATGCATATCAGAGAAAGAATTTCCACGGATTAAAAAACTATAA
- a CDS encoding tetratricopeptide repeat protein: MDVNKKRFLVLFLINILIAVHIILWYKFGYQKVGTFSLNGIVSLFGMGLLNSAAAFFIFVVFLTVFFGRLFCGWGCHFAFFQDLALKILYKIGINPQIIHSKASIIQYVFLLKTVTVIFEFWLIYGYPQFHIGFSDTQVMTVDLPRNPFIIASFIVFDAFLFIYLLGSRAFCRYVCPWAPMLAIFDNLSFWRIRKVNECRGCMSCTRSCTMGIPVHEEIAQHNAVVNTNCIRCLACKNACPNGTLSYRWGLNVISITRRIKWLIPRQGNYNWYCDFLLIFCGLMVAYYTQKWLGSFQTFLGAAWGLCLGILIIRYLERKHVHMPETIPQKRWFLTVGLITLSTLVWCGMTNTPHDIRLLLRGNRFLDLLEYDKAIAIYKQAINEFPSNHEIRAALALAYKQKGDYRRAITEYKILINSNPESAALHNNLGTVYYRSENYDLAIEEYKKSIQINEQLTAAYGNLGLVLLKKGSVKEAIPFLRKVFQNEEDMLKCINMLYKPNKEQTG; this comes from the coding sequence ATGGACGTCAATAAGAAAAGATTCTTAGTCCTGTTTTTGATAAATATATTAATCGCTGTTCATATCATCCTATGGTATAAATTTGGCTATCAAAAAGTCGGGACATTCAGCTTAAACGGAATTGTTAGCCTTTTCGGAATGGGCTTGTTAAATTCCGCGGCTGCATTTTTCATTTTTGTAGTATTTCTAACAGTCTTTTTTGGAAGACTCTTTTGCGGATGGGGATGCCACTTTGCCTTTTTTCAAGACCTTGCCTTAAAAATCCTTTATAAAATTGGAATAAATCCGCAAATCATCCACTCAAAAGCAAGCATCATTCAATATGTCTTTCTCCTGAAAACAGTAACTGTGATTTTTGAATTTTGGCTTATTTACGGCTATCCTCAGTTCCACATAGGTTTCAGTGATACTCAAGTAATGACCGTAGACCTTCCTCGAAACCCCTTCATTATTGCATCGTTTATTGTATTTGATGCCTTTCTTTTTATTTATCTTCTGGGATCAAGGGCATTTTGTCGATATGTATGCCCATGGGCCCCCATGCTTGCAATCTTTGATAATTTGAGCTTTTGGCGTATTCGAAAGGTTAATGAGTGTAGAGGCTGTATGAGTTGTACCAGGAGTTGTACCATGGGAATCCCGGTACATGAGGAAATTGCTCAACACAATGCTGTCGTAAATACAAACTGTATCCGATGCCTTGCTTGTAAAAACGCCTGCCCAAACGGTACGTTAAGTTACCGATGGGGCTTAAATGTGATTTCAATTACCCGCCGAATCAAATGGCTGATTCCACGACAGGGTAATTATAACTGGTATTGTGACTTCTTGCTGATCTTCTGCGGTTTAATGGTTGCGTATTACACCCAGAAATGGCTGGGGAGTTTTCAGACCTTTCTTGGTGCTGCATGGGGATTATGCCTGGGTATTTTAATTATAAGATATTTAGAGCGTAAACACGTACATATGCCAGAAACTATCCCTCAAAAAAGGTGGTTTTTGACTGTAGGCTTGATAACCTTGTCCACTCTTGTTTGGTGTGGGATGACAAATACCCCCCACGATATCCGTTTGTTATTAAGGGGTAACAGATTCTTGGATTTATTGGAATATGACAAGGCCATTGCGATTTACAAGCAAGCAATTAATGAATTTCCCTCTAATCATGAAATCAGAGCTGCCCTTGCATTAGCGTATAAACAAAAGGGCGATTATCGTCGTGCTATAACTGAGTATAAGATCCTCATTAATAGCAATCCTGAAAGTGCAGCACTCCATAATAATTTGGGAACAGTTTATTACAGGAGTGAAAATTACGATTTGGCTATTGAAGAATACAAGAAGTCTATACAAATAAATGAACAACTAACGGCAGCGTATGGCAATCTTGGTTTAGTTCTTTTAAAGAAAGGAAGTGTAAAGGAGGCCATTCCCTTTCTCAGAAAAGTCTTTCAAAACGAAGAAGATATGTTAAAATGCATTAATATGTTATATAAACCCAATAAGGAACAAACCGGATAG
- a CDS encoding phosphoribosylformylglycinamidine cyclo-ligase: MTKKIKKGLSYKNAGVNIDTKGQFTTDIYSKMQTTFSSRVIENPDGFGGLFALTSRFKKYRQPILVSSTDGVGTKLKIAFMMDKHDAIGIDLVAMCVNDIIVLGAEPLFLLDYLASSKIVPKVLHEVIDGIAEGCRQAGCALIGGETPEMPGFYQEGEYDIAGFVVGVVEKDKIINGKTIKPGDIVIGLSSSGIHSNGFSLVRKVFFDKAKMKINQKLSKYDLNTTLGEELIRPTKIYVKPILKVLNKQKTKKIIKGMAHITGGGLLENIPRILPEGCAVQLERDRWNVPRIFKIIQDLGNIDDLEMSHVFNMGIGMVLIVSKSDVKTVLNDLKYAKEPGMVIGEVVKGNRIVHIV, from the coding sequence ATGACAAAAAAAATAAAAAAAGGACTTTCATATAAAAATGCAGGTGTTAACATTGACACAAAAGGTCAATTTACAACAGATATTTACTCAAAAATGCAAACGACCTTTAGTTCACGGGTAATTGAAAATCCTGATGGTTTCGGGGGGCTGTTTGCTTTAACCTCCCGTTTTAAGAAATATCGTCAGCCCATACTTGTCTCCTCCACTGATGGGGTTGGTACCAAATTGAAAATCGCCTTTATGATGGATAAGCATGATGCCATTGGAATCGATCTGGTAGCCATGTGCGTCAATGACATCATCGTATTGGGAGCCGAACCCTTATTTCTTCTCGACTACCTGGCAAGCAGCAAAATTGTACCAAAGGTCCTGCATGAGGTAATAGATGGTATTGCAGAAGGATGTCGCCAGGCTGGGTGCGCCCTCATTGGCGGTGAAACACCGGAAATGCCAGGATTTTACCAGGAAGGTGAATACGACATTGCAGGTTTTGTGGTGGGCGTTGTTGAAAAGGACAAGATTATCAATGGCAAAACAATAAAACCCGGGGATATAGTAATCGGTTTGAGTTCAAGCGGAATCCATAGCAATGGATTTTCCCTTGTACGAAAGGTCTTCTTTGACAAGGCAAAAATGAAAATAAACCAAAAACTTAGTAAATACGACTTGAATACCACCCTGGGAGAAGAATTGATAAGACCTACTAAGATTTATGTAAAACCGATCTTGAAGGTATTGAATAAACAGAAAACAAAGAAGATCATCAAAGGTATGGCGCATATTACGGGGGGTGGGCTACTGGAAAATATACCTCGTATCTTACCGGAAGGATGTGCTGTTCAGCTAGAAAGGGACCGATGGAATGTCCCAAGGATATTCAAAATCATACAGGACCTGGGCAACATCGATGATCTGGAAATGTCCCATGTATTTAATATGGGTATTGGCATGGTACTGATCGTATCCAAATCTGATGTGAAAACAGTCTTAAATGATCTTAAATACGCAAAAGAACCGGGAATGGTTATTGGTGAAGTCGTAAAAGGAAACAGAATTGTGCATATTGTGTAA